One region of Intestinimonas massiliensis (ex Afouda et al. 2020) genomic DNA includes:
- a CDS encoding DUF3991 and TOPRIM domain-containing protein, protein MPYIAPEVITEAKRMDLLTYLREYEPGELVKFSSNTYTTRTHDSLKISNGKWMWWSRGIGGKSALDYLIKVRGMDFVQAVQTIMGNGSVSFPTCKNIKSYEEQPLLLPQKSPTTEVVFDYLFGRGIDYEIINHCLEQELIIESLPYHNAVFIGYDENKEPKYAAYRATNQSRIMGDCTGSKKQYSFRLTAENTGEVHLFECAIDLLSYATLMKLEGKDWRQFNLVSLAGVYSPKQKIEDSKVPVTLGRLLEKDKTIRRIVLHLDNDIAGRKATKALQTILSDKYEVVDDPPQYGKDVNDFLCKRLGIKDKTERSFAR, encoded by the coding sequence ATGCCGTATATAGCACCGGAAGTCATAACAGAAGCCAAGCGAATGGACTTATTAACCTATCTCAGAGAGTATGAACCGGGCGAGCTTGTCAAGTTTTCAAGCAACACCTACACCACAAGAACCCACGACAGCTTGAAGATTTCCAACGGAAAATGGATGTGGTGGTCGAGAGGTATCGGGGGCAAATCCGCCCTCGATTATCTTATCAAAGTCCGTGGAATGGATTTTGTGCAGGCGGTTCAGACCATTATGGGAAACGGTTCAGTCAGCTTTCCGACTTGCAAAAATATCAAAAGCTATGAGGAACAGCCTTTGCTTCTGCCCCAAAAAAGCCCCACTACCGAGGTGGTATTTGATTACCTTTTCGGGCGTGGGATTGATTATGAAATCATCAACCACTGTTTGGAACAGGAGCTAATCATTGAGTCGCTCCCATATCACAATGCTGTTTTTATCGGCTATGACGAGAACAAAGAACCTAAATACGCCGCTTACAGAGCAACAAACCAATCAAGGATTATGGGCGACTGCACCGGCAGTAAAAAGCAATATTCTTTCCGCCTGACTGCCGAAAACACCGGAGAGGTTCATCTTTTTGAGTGTGCCATTGACCTGCTTTCCTATGCAACTTTGATGAAGCTGGAGGGCAAAGACTGGCGACAGTTTAACCTTGTTTCTCTTGCGGGAGTGTATTCCCCAAAGCAGAAAATTGAGGACTCGAAAGTGCCTGTTACACTCGGCAGGCTGCTTGAAAAGGACAAAACAATCAGGCGAATTGTTCTTCATTTGGACAATGATATTGCCGGAAGAAAAGCTACCAAAGCGTTGCAGACTATTCTCTCAGATAAGTATGAAGTCGTTGACGACCCTCCCCAATACGGGAAAGATGTCAACGATTTTCTTTGTAAACGCTTAGGGATAAAGGATAAAACCGAAAGGAGTTTTGCACGATGA
- a CDS encoding DUF3846 domain-containing protein — protein sequence MKLKEIREMYPEGTQIVLTEMAGESQMPYGLKGTVKFVDDAGQIHMSWENGSSLALNIHEDTFEKVEAPEKISVILVEPGRYPKLIEIEDTLEAMQSLVEGDIEEYMPFEDEVAIICNEEGKMNGMPLNRAVYSEPENVEMSYPQLKAHFRQAEKERNHTTGYIVFTDDSFDKPYTEEQRTYVVSSNNKAFIEGMGGYSIYASSLDGSDKCVRLEAYMADEHGGKDGWKIEKCYVKDDSNREMLDIIAGKFFIAYAPIESEKFLSMPKELARKYEEKFKYPERFYKSLDGIEAKPYKPVSKDMER from the coding sequence ATGAAACTAAAAGAAATCAGAGAAATGTACCCGGAGGGTACGCAGATTGTACTCACTGAAATGGCTGGCGAAAGTCAAATGCCCTATGGGCTAAAAGGAACAGTTAAGTTCGTTGACGACGCCGGACAGATTCATATGAGTTGGGAAAACGGCAGCTCTCTTGCTTTGAATATTCACGAGGATACCTTTGAAAAGGTCGAAGCACCGGAGAAGATTTCCGTCATTCTTGTTGAGCCGGGCAGGTATCCGAAACTTATTGAAATCGAGGATACCCTTGAAGCAATGCAGTCTCTTGTGGAGGGAGATATTGAAGAATATATGCCCTTTGAGGACGAGGTTGCCATCATCTGCAACGAGGAAGGAAAGATGAACGGTATGCCTCTGAACAGGGCTGTTTATTCCGAGCCTGAAAATGTTGAGATGAGTTATCCGCAGTTGAAAGCTCATTTCCGGCAGGCAGAAAAAGAAAGAAACCACACGACCGGATATATTGTTTTTACGGATGACAGCTTTGACAAGCCTTACACAGAAGAACAAAGAACCTATGTTGTCAGCAGTAACAATAAGGCTTTCATTGAGGGTATGGGCGGATATTCTATCTATGCTTCTTCCCTTGACGGCTCGGATAAATGTGTGCGACTGGAAGCGTATATGGCTGATGAACACGGCGGCAAGGACGGTTGGAAGATTGAAAAATGTTATGTGAAAGACGACAGCAACCGTGAAATGCTCGACATTATTGCCGGCAAGTTTTTCATTGCATACGCACCGATTGAGTCGGAAAAGTTTCTCAGTATGCCGAAAGAACTGGCTCGTAAGTACGAGGAAAAGTTCAAATACCCGGAGAGATTTTACAAGTCTT